In one window of Zhihengliuella sp. ISTPL4 DNA:
- the zapE gene encoding cell division protein ZapE, translating into MTDPTTRTGTVHLTDRTPTVSGPEMLASLVPPPQFDDATFDSYRADPAYPSQEEAKQTLLRFAGRGAPVKRGGLFSRAKKEPELKPGVYLDGGFGVGKTHLLASIYHAMPARRKYFGSFIEYTALVGALGYKNTVDLLKGADLLCIDEFELDDPGDTMVMTRLLGELVPTGTRLAATSNTPPNALGEGRFAAQDFLREIHAMSDSFQTLRIDGVDFRQRAIDGHAVALEDAAYDAAVEAAAADGAVSDDAFDDLIRHLAQVHPSRYIRLIDGLHRVGLRGVRQLTDQSEALRFVAFVDRVYDAQIPILATGLGLDAVFSDEMLAGGYRKKYLRAISRLNALTHSA; encoded by the coding sequence ATGACCGACCCGACCACCCGTACCGGAACCGTCCACCTGACCGATCGCACGCCGACGGTCAGCGGACCTGAGATGCTCGCGAGCCTGGTGCCGCCGCCGCAGTTCGACGACGCCACGTTCGACAGCTACCGGGCGGACCCCGCCTACCCGTCGCAGGAGGAGGCGAAGCAGACGCTGCTGCGTTTCGCCGGACGCGGTGCTCCCGTCAAGCGGGGCGGTCTGTTCAGTCGGGCGAAGAAGGAGCCGGAACTGAAGCCCGGCGTCTACCTCGACGGCGGCTTCGGCGTGGGCAAGACCCATCTGCTCGCGTCGATCTACCACGCGATGCCCGCGCGACGGAAGTACTTCGGTTCGTTCATCGAGTACACCGCCCTCGTCGGCGCCCTCGGGTACAAGAACACCGTGGATCTCCTCAAGGGTGCCGATCTGCTCTGCATCGACGAGTTCGAGCTGGACGATCCGGGCGACACGATGGTCATGACCCGGCTGCTGGGAGAGCTCGTGCCGACCGGCACCCGGCTCGCGGCGACCTCGAACACCCCGCCGAACGCGCTCGGCGAGGGGCGGTTCGCCGCGCAGGACTTCCTGCGCGAGATCCACGCGATGTCGGACAGCTTCCAGACCCTGCGCATCGACGGCGTCGACTTCCGGCAGCGGGCGATCGACGGCCACGCCGTCGCGCTGGAAGACGCGGCGTACGACGCGGCGGTCGAGGCGGCCGCGGCGGACGGCGCTGTGTCGGACGATGCGTTCGACGACCTCATCCGGCATCTCGCCCAGGTGCACCCCTCGCGCTACATCAGGCTCATCGACGGGCTGCACCGCGTGGGCCTCCGGGGCGTTCGGCAGCTCACGGATCAGTCGGAAGCCCTGCGCTTCGTGGCGTTCGTCGACCGGGTCTACGACGCGCAGATCCCGATCCTCGCCACGGGCCTCGGCCTCGACGCCGTGTTCTCCGACGAGATGCTCGCCGGCGGCTACCGCAAGAAGTACCTGCGCGCCATCTCCCGGCTCAACGCGCTCACGCATTCTGCGTAA
- a CDS encoding SufE family protein: MNASVLPETLAEIRDGFLETPESDRLLLLLEYADELPAVSDEVAAHPEMCERVAECQSPVYIYVEVHDDVVTMHATAPEEAPTTRGFASILVQGLTGLTADEVLAIPEDYPQSIGLTKAVSPLRIGGMTGMLMRAKNQVRQKR; encoded by the coding sequence ATGAACGCCTCCGTCCTGCCTGAGACCCTCGCCGAGATACGCGACGGATTCCTGGAGACCCCGGAATCGGACCGCCTGCTGCTGCTCCTCGAATACGCCGACGAGCTGCCCGCCGTGTCCGACGAGGTGGCGGCGCACCCGGAGATGTGCGAGCGCGTCGCGGAGTGCCAGTCGCCGGTCTACATCTACGTGGAAGTCCACGACGATGTCGTGACCATGCACGCCACGGCCCCGGAAGAGGCACCGACGACCCGGGGCTTCGCGAGCATCCTCGTGCAGGGCCTCACCGGGCTGACGGCGGACGAGGTCCTGGCGATCCCCGAGGACTACCCGCAGTCGATCGGCCTCACGAAGGCCGTGTCACCGCTGCGGATCGGCGGCATGACCGGCATGCTGATGCGCGCGAAGAACCAGGTCAGGCAGAAGCGCTGA
- a CDS encoding ammonium transporter, which yields MDAPGNISWAITATALVLLMTPGVAFFYGGLVKAKSVVSMMMMSFGSIGLVAVLWILFGFSMSAVDSPTAFAGNPFADIGLSSLASGEGSNVALLSVAYGATFAIITVALISGAIADRAKFGSWLIFAGVFATVGYFPVAAWVWGGGWIMNLGTTLFGEDSGIGVIDYAGGTAVHINAGAAALALALVLGKRIGFQKGILKPHNVPLTLLGAALLWFGWFGFNAGAEWLAEDMGGVGLIGLNTLGATAAAILGWILIERIKDGKPTSVGAASGAVAGLVAITPACANLTPGWSLLLGAVAGVVCALAVELKFRLGFDDSLDVVGIHLVGGLIGTVYLGFFATGTGLFVGGDARQLAVQVIAAAGVLIYSFVVAWVIGFVIQKTIGFRITNEDEIAGVDQVVHGEEGYALANA from the coding sequence ATGGATGCTCCCGGCAACATCTCGTGGGCGATCACCGCGACGGCACTGGTGCTGCTCATGACGCCCGGCGTCGCCTTCTTCTACGGCGGTCTCGTCAAGGCGAAGAGCGTCGTCAGCATGATGATGATGAGCTTCGGCTCGATCGGACTCGTCGCCGTGCTGTGGATTCTCTTCGGCTTCTCCATGAGCGCCGTCGACAGCCCCACGGCCTTCGCGGGCAACCCGTTCGCGGACATCGGGCTGTCCAGCCTCGCCTCGGGTGAGGGCTCGAACGTCGCCCTGCTCAGCGTCGCGTACGGCGCCACCTTCGCGATCATCACCGTCGCCCTGATCTCCGGCGCGATCGCCGATCGGGCGAAGTTCGGCAGCTGGCTGATCTTCGCCGGCGTCTTCGCCACGGTCGGCTACTTCCCGGTCGCGGCCTGGGTCTGGGGCGGCGGTTGGATCATGAACCTCGGCACGACCCTGTTCGGCGAGGACAGCGGCATCGGCGTGATCGACTATGCGGGCGGCACGGCCGTGCACATCAACGCGGGTGCCGCGGCGCTGGCCCTCGCCCTCGTGCTCGGCAAGCGCATCGGTTTCCAGAAGGGCATCCTGAAGCCGCACAACGTGCCGCTGACCCTCCTGGGTGCCGCGCTGCTGTGGTTCGGCTGGTTCGGCTTCAACGCCGGTGCGGAGTGGCTCGCCGAGGACATGGGCGGCGTGGGCCTCATCGGTCTGAACACGCTCGGTGCGACCGCGGCGGCGATCCTCGGCTGGATCCTCATCGAGCGCATCAAGGACGGCAAGCCCACCTCGGTCGGCGCTGCCTCCGGCGCGGTGGCGGGTCTCGTCGCGATCACCCCGGCGTGCGCCAACCTCACCCCGGGCTGGTCGCTTCTGCTCGGCGCGGTGGCCGGCGTCGTCTGCGCTCTCGCCGTGGAACTGAAGTTCCGCCTGGGCTTCGACGACTCGCTCGACGTGGTCGGCATCCACCTCGTCGGCGGTCTCATCGGCACCGTGTACCTCGGCTTCTTCGCCACCGGCACCGGCCTGTTCGTCGGCGGCGACGCCCGCCAGCTCGCCGTCCAGGTGATCGCCGCCGCGGGCGTGCTGATCTACTCCTTCGTGGTGGCCTGGGTGATCGGCTTCGTGATCCAGAAGACGATCGGGTTCCGCATCACGAACGAGGACGAGATCGCCGGTGTCGACCAGGTCGTCCACGGCGAGGAGGGCTACGCTCTCGCGAACGCGTGA
- a CDS encoding type II toxin-antitoxin system PemK/MazF family toxin — translation MGTTSNGILKTLADLLRRAVSSPRASRTSPGPRRPDARLRTAEERARRSASDAGVEPGRARGTETVRLDAGRMPAVRVSYAPQRDGAPDAGEVVWTWVPYEENDGRGKDRPVLVIGRQSSERVYAVRMTSRPHDGDRDYLSIGSGEWDGQGRESWVDIEQLYSVHERGLRREAAALDRTRYARVAAALQRRYGWAQS, via the coding sequence GTGGGCACGACCAGCAACGGCATCCTGAAGACACTCGCGGATCTCCTGCGTCGAGCAGTGAGCTCCCCCCGGGCGTCGCGGACCTCACCCGGTCCGCGACGCCCTGATGCGCGTCTGCGGACGGCCGAGGAGCGCGCGCGGCGGTCGGCATCGGATGCCGGCGTCGAGCCGGGACGCGCCCGCGGCACCGAGACCGTGCGGCTCGACGCCGGGCGCATGCCGGCCGTCCGCGTGTCCTATGCGCCGCAGCGGGACGGGGCCCCGGATGCGGGCGAGGTCGTCTGGACCTGGGTGCCGTACGAGGAGAACGACGGCCGAGGCAAGGACCGACCGGTGCTGGTGATCGGACGGCAGTCCTCCGAACGGGTGTACGCGGTGCGGATGACCAGCCGGCCGCACGACGGCGACCGCGACTACCTCTCGATCGGGAGCGGGGAGTGGGACGGGCAGGGCCGCGAGTCCTGGGTCGACATCGAACAGCTCTACAGCGTCCACGAGCGTGGTCTCCGCCGGGAGGCAGCGGCCCTGGACCGTACCCGGTACGCCCGGGTCGCCGCGGCGCTCCAGCGGCGATACGGGTGGGCGCAGAGCTGA
- a CDS encoding DUF3000 domain-containing protein: MTAHPEAGTPFDAAVAELRATAFRDDIAVREIPTPQNLAPFAIALSADVRPGEDGDSVYGTGRFILLHDPDEPDAWGGAWRIVIFAQAPLETEIGTDPLLADVTWSWLVDALDSREANYHSPSGTSTKTLSKGFGGLADEGDGAQIELRASWTPEGPFRPHVEAWAELVGMLAGLPPGSEGIAVIGARKAVRD; the protein is encoded by the coding sequence GTGACCGCACACCCCGAGGCCGGGACGCCCTTCGACGCCGCCGTCGCCGAACTGCGCGCGACCGCGTTCCGTGACGACATCGCGGTCCGCGAGATCCCCACGCCGCAGAACCTCGCGCCCTTCGCGATCGCCCTCTCCGCCGACGTCCGCCCGGGCGAGGACGGCGACTCCGTCTACGGGACCGGCCGGTTCATCCTGCTGCACGACCCGGACGAGCCGGATGCCTGGGGCGGTGCGTGGCGGATCGTGATCTTCGCCCAGGCCCCTCTGGAGACCGAGATCGGCACGGACCCCCTGCTCGCCGACGTGACGTGGTCCTGGCTCGTCGACGCCTTGGACTCGCGAGAGGCGAATTACCACTCCCCGTCCGGCACGTCGACGAAGACGCTGTCGAAGGGGTTCGGCGGTCTCGCCGACGAGGGAGACGGCGCACAGATAGAATTGCGGGCGTCCTGGACTCCGGAGGGCCCGTTCCGACCGCACGTCGAAGCATGGGCCGAGCTGGTCGGAATGCTGGCGGGGCTTCCGCCGGGTTCCGAGGGCATCGCCGTGATCGGCGCGCGAAAGGCTGTACGTGACTGA
- a CDS encoding thiolase family protein, with protein MAEISDVFFVDGVRTPFGRAGEKGMYWNTRADDLAVKATIGLMERNAAVPADRIDDVAIAATSQTGDQGLTLGRSVAILAGLPQTVPGLAVERMCAGAMTSVTTMGASIGVGMYDLALAGGVEHMGHHPIGGNADPNPRFVAEKMVDPGALNMGVTAERIFDRFPHLTKERSDRYGMRSQQKVQAAYDAGKIQPDLVSVAIKGADGAWGLATEDEGRRPQTTMEDLAGLKTPFRPHGRVTAGTSSPLTDGATMSLLAGGGAVKEFGLAPKMRMVSFAFAGVQPEIMGIGPIPSTEKALRKAGLDISDIGLFELNEAFAIQVISLLDHFGIDDDDPRVNPWGGAIAVGHPLAASGVRLMIQLAAQFAERPDVRYGLTAMCVGLGQGGSVIWENPHYDGKKKK; from the coding sequence GTGGCCGAGATCTCGGACGTCTTCTTCGTCGATGGAGTGCGCACCCCCTTCGGGCGCGCCGGCGAAAAGGGCATGTACTGGAACACCCGCGCGGATGACCTCGCCGTGAAGGCGACCATCGGCCTGATGGAGCGCAACGCGGCCGTGCCGGCGGACCGCATCGACGACGTCGCCATCGCGGCGACGAGCCAGACCGGCGACCAGGGTCTCACCCTCGGGCGATCGGTGGCGATCCTCGCCGGGCTCCCCCAGACCGTCCCCGGACTCGCGGTCGAGCGCATGTGCGCCGGCGCGATGACGAGCGTGACGACCATGGGCGCCTCGATCGGCGTGGGCATGTACGACCTCGCCCTCGCGGGCGGCGTCGAGCACATGGGTCACCACCCGATCGGCGGAAACGCCGACCCGAACCCCCGCTTCGTGGCGGAGAAGATGGTCGACCCCGGCGCGCTCAACATGGGCGTCACCGCGGAGCGCATCTTCGACCGCTTCCCGCACCTCACCAAGGAGCGCTCCGACCGGTACGGCATGCGCAGCCAGCAGAAGGTGCAGGCCGCCTACGACGCCGGCAAGATCCAGCCGGACCTCGTGTCGGTCGCGATCAAGGGCGCCGACGGCGCCTGGGGCCTCGCCACCGAGGACGAGGGCCGCCGTCCGCAGACCACGATGGAAGACCTCGCCGGCCTCAAGACGCCGTTCCGTCCGCACGGACGCGTCACCGCCGGTACCTCCTCGCCGCTCACCGACGGCGCGACGATGTCGCTCCTCGCCGGCGGCGGCGCCGTCAAGGAGTTCGGCCTCGCACCGAAGATGCGCATGGTCTCGTTCGCCTTCGCGGGCGTGCAGCCGGAGATCATGGGCATCGGTCCGATCCCGTCGACCGAGAAGGCGCTCAGGAAGGCCGGTCTCGACATCTCCGACATCGGTCTGTTCGAGCTCAACGAGGCGTTCGCCATCCAGGTCATCTCCCTGCTCGACCACTTCGGCATCGACGACGACGACCCCCGTGTGAACCCGTGGGGCGGCGCGATCGCCGTCGGTCACCCGCTGGCCGCGTCCGGCGTCCGCCTCATGATCCAGCTCGCGGCCCAGTTCGCCGAGCGCCCCGACGTGCGGTACGGCCTGACGGCGATGTGCGTCGGCCTCGGTCAGGGCGGATCGGTCATCTGGGAGAACCCGCACTACGACGGAAAGAAGAAGAAGTGA
- a CDS encoding SPW repeat domain-containing protein — MRFIPTKVHGVLDYVVGIALIAAPWLFGFAGVGGAPVVIPIVLGVGLIVYSLFTKYEWGPFGLIPMPVHLVFDIVASLFLALSPWLFGFADEALNVWLPHVVVGAAVIVVVLFSQPQPQSTRGRPAIA; from the coding sequence ATGCGTTTCATCCCGACCAAGGTCCATGGAGTTCTCGACTACGTCGTCGGAATCGCTCTGATCGCCGCGCCCTGGCTCTTCGGCTTCGCCGGCGTGGGCGGAGCCCCCGTCGTCATCCCGATCGTCCTCGGCGTCGGCCTCATCGTCTACAGCCTCTTCACGAAGTACGAGTGGGGTCCGTTCGGTCTGATCCCCATGCCCGTGCACCTCGTCTTCGACATCGTCGCGAGCCTCTTCCTCGCCCTGTCGCCGTGGCTGTTCGGCTTCGCGGACGAGGCGCTGAACGTCTGGCTCCCGCACGTCGTCGTCGGTGCCGCCGTCATCGTCGTCGTGCTGTTCTCCCAGCCGCAGCCGCAGAGCACCCGCGGACGCCCCGCGATTGCCTGA
- a CDS encoding GIY-YIG nuclease family protein produces MPKPRLLPGPCSLCGSLSGTRADDAWHCALCGWRFGDSPDPDLPFPRIDVVYYLRYDRRVKIGTSRQPRRRLASIRHDELLAFERGDRVREQQRHREFASAREGGEWFTLTPEIRAHIAVLQQDGDPWHQYARWLSDALRG; encoded by the coding sequence GTGCCGAAACCCCGTCTTCTCCCCGGACCCTGCTCCCTCTGCGGGAGCCTCTCCGGGACGCGAGCGGACGACGCCTGGCACTGCGCGCTCTGCGGCTGGCGCTTCGGGGACTCTCCCGACCCCGACCTCCCGTTCCCGCGGATCGACGTCGTCTACTACCTCCGCTATGACCGGAGAGTGAAGATCGGCACGAGCCGGCAGCCGCGGCGCCGCCTCGCGAGCATCCGCCACGACGAACTCCTCGCCTTCGAACGGGGCGACCGCGTGCGGGAACAGCAGCGGCACCGCGAGTTCGCCTCCGCCCGCGAAGGCGGTGAGTGGTTCACGCTGACCCCCGAGATCCGCGCCCACATCGCGGTGCTGCAGCAGGATGGCGACCCCTGGCATCAGTATGCGCGCTGGCTCAGCGATGCGCTCCGAGGGTGA
- a CDS encoding alpha/beta hydrolase family protein encodes MKSLRHAVAIVVPALLALGAAVGFLVLAVARRVVTPLRSRIQDTEILAIDTAAQTIELGRTLDTELPGRYGLFTTGTYGYVKLGAVLSADSTTVRRKLLTKIEPGARVDRGASFSGSYYTSPSELHLRWENVLIGSPAGPCPAWFFPGDSSTWVIQVHGRGTTRAECLRAVPVMHAAGMPTLVVSYRNDGEAPRTKAGAYALGASEWRDVDAGIAYALRHGAERVVLMGWSMGGAVSLQAAVNSGHRDRIAGIILESPVVDWRAVLRFQARIARVREPLPALAMGALQLPLTAKLSGADEPILFDRLDMVARADELQAPVLILHSDDDGFVPADASHALQEARPDLVTMPRFTVARHTKLWNYDEKGWSTALTEWLAAQGLSASA; translated from the coding sequence ATGAAGAGTCTCAGGCACGCCGTTGCGATCGTTGTCCCCGCCCTCCTCGCCCTGGGCGCCGCCGTCGGCTTCCTCGTGCTTGCGGTGGCGCGACGTGTCGTGACGCCGCTGCGGAGCCGCATCCAGGACACGGAGATCCTCGCGATCGACACCGCCGCCCAGACGATCGAGCTCGGCCGCACCCTCGATACCGAGCTGCCGGGGCGATACGGCCTCTTCACCACGGGCACCTACGGCTATGTGAAGCTCGGCGCCGTCCTCAGCGCGGACAGCACGACGGTACGCCGCAAGCTCCTCACGAAGATCGAGCCGGGCGCGCGGGTGGACCGGGGCGCTTCCTTCAGCGGCAGCTACTACACGTCGCCGAGCGAGCTGCACCTGCGTTGGGAGAACGTGCTCATCGGCTCTCCGGCGGGACCCTGCCCCGCGTGGTTCTTCCCTGGGGACTCCTCGACCTGGGTCATCCAGGTCCACGGTCGCGGAACAACGCGGGCCGAGTGCCTGCGTGCCGTGCCGGTGATGCACGCGGCGGGAATGCCTACGCTCGTGGTGTCGTACCGCAACGACGGCGAGGCGCCGCGGACCAAGGCGGGGGCCTATGCGCTCGGGGCATCCGAGTGGCGCGATGTCGACGCCGGGATCGCCTATGCGCTGCGTCACGGCGCGGAGCGCGTCGTGCTGATGGGCTGGTCCATGGGTGGGGCGGTGTCCTTGCAGGCCGCGGTCAACTCCGGCCATCGGGATCGCATCGCGGGAATCATCCTGGAGTCGCCGGTCGTCGACTGGCGCGCGGTGCTGCGCTTCCAGGCCCGGATCGCCCGGGTGCGCGAACCCCTGCCCGCCCTCGCGATGGGGGCGCTGCAGCTGCCGCTCACCGCGAAGCTCAGCGGAGCCGACGAGCCCATCCTGTTCGACCGTCTGGACATGGTCGCCCGAGCCGACGAACTGCAGGCACCGGTCCTCATCCTGCACAGCGATGACGACGGCTTCGTCCCGGCGGACGCCTCGCACGCCCTGCAGGAGGCGCGGCCGGACCTCGTCACCATGCCGCGCTTCACGGTCGCGCGGCACACCAAGCTCTGGAACTATGACGAGAAGGGCTGGAGCACCGCCCTCACGGAATGGCTCGCGGCGCAGGGGCTCAGCGCTTCTGCCTGA
- a CDS encoding sulfurtransferase codes for MAIEFDSSSPKFAEYAEPGRLVTTEWLAAHLGEPGLVVVESDEDVLLYETGHIPGAVKVDWHTELNDPVVRDYVDGEGFAELLSRKGIARDDTVVIYGDKNNWWAAYALWVFSLFGHEDVRLLDGGRDRWIAEGRQLTREATNRPATEYPVVERDDSAIRAYKEDVLAHLGNPLIDVRSPEEYSGERTTAPAYPEEGTLRAGHIPTAQSVPWAKAVAEDGGFKSRAELDAIYRDGAGLQDGDDVVAYCRIGERSSHTWFVLKHLLGFENVRNYDGSWTEWGSAVRVPIVTGTEPGTV; via the coding sequence ATGGCCATCGAGTTCGACTCCTCCTCCCCCAAGTTCGCCGAGTACGCCGAGCCCGGCCGCCTGGTGACGACCGAGTGGCTCGCCGCCCACCTCGGAGAGCCGGGTCTCGTGGTCGTCGAGTCCGACGAGGACGTCCTCCTCTACGAGACGGGCCACATCCCCGGAGCAGTGAAGGTGGACTGGCACACCGAGCTGAACGACCCGGTCGTGCGTGATTACGTCGACGGCGAGGGCTTCGCCGAGCTGCTGAGCCGCAAGGGCATCGCCCGCGACGACACGGTCGTCATCTACGGCGACAAGAACAACTGGTGGGCCGCCTACGCACTGTGGGTGTTCTCGCTCTTCGGCCACGAGGACGTGCGCCTCCTCGACGGCGGTCGTGACCGCTGGATCGCGGAGGGCCGACAGCTGACCCGCGAGGCGACGAACCGTCCCGCCACGGAGTACCCGGTGGTGGAGCGCGACGACTCGGCCATCCGTGCCTACAAGGAGGACGTGCTCGCCCACCTCGGCAACCCGCTCATCGACGTGCGCTCACCGGAGGAGTACAGCGGCGAGCGGACCACCGCTCCCGCCTACCCGGAGGAGGGAACGCTGCGGGCCGGCCACATCCCCACCGCGCAGAGCGTGCCGTGGGCGAAGGCCGTCGCCGAGGACGGCGGCTTCAAGAGCCGTGCGGAACTCGACGCCATCTACCGCGACGGCGCCGGGCTGCAGGACGGCGACGACGTCGTGGCCTACTGCCGCATCGGGGAGCGCTCGAGCCACACCTGGTTCGTGCTCAAGCACCTCCTCGGCTTCGAGAACGTCCGCAACTACGACGGCTCGTGGACGGAGTGGGGCAGCGCGGTGCGCGTCCCGATCGTGACGGGCACGGAGCCCGGGACCGTCTGA
- a CDS encoding TIGR03885 family FMN-dependent LLM class oxidoreductase, giving the protein MVFIGFHASHEQIPPSALLEAVISAEWAGFDGAMCSDHLAPWLPEQGESGFAFSWIAAALARTRFPIGMVNAPGQRYHPAVVAQAFGTLEEMFPGRFWAALGSGEAMNEHVTGDPWPAKDVRNARLRESVDVIRRLLAGEEVDHDGLIRVHQARVWSRPTQPPPLFATAVSPETAEWAAGWADGLATVAQEPSVLRRVVEAYRSAGGTGPCILQTHVSWGASDAEAFAIAKEQWRQGIVTPPLAWNIEQPEDFDAAVGEVDETALRAVVVVDHDARSLAGRVAELVDIGFDRVYLHHVGREQTGFLKAAASEILPAMRELV; this is encoded by the coding sequence ATGGTCTTCATCGGTTTCCACGCCTCCCACGAGCAGATCCCGCCGAGCGCCCTCTTGGAGGCGGTCATCAGTGCGGAGTGGGCCGGCTTCGACGGAGCCATGTGCTCCGATCACCTCGCCCCGTGGCTGCCTGAACAGGGGGAGTCCGGGTTCGCGTTCAGCTGGATCGCCGCGGCGCTGGCGCGCACCCGCTTCCCGATCGGCATGGTCAACGCCCCGGGGCAGCGCTACCATCCGGCTGTCGTCGCCCAGGCCTTCGGGACCCTGGAGGAGATGTTCCCCGGGCGATTCTGGGCGGCTCTCGGTAGCGGCGAGGCCATGAACGAGCATGTGACCGGCGACCCGTGGCCGGCGAAAGACGTCCGCAACGCCCGGCTGCGGGAGAGTGTGGATGTCATCCGTCGGCTGCTGGCCGGCGAGGAGGTCGACCACGACGGGCTGATCCGGGTGCATCAGGCCCGTGTCTGGAGCCGTCCGACGCAGCCCCCGCCGCTCTTCGCGACGGCCGTGAGTCCGGAGACCGCCGAGTGGGCTGCCGGGTGGGCGGATGGGCTGGCGACCGTGGCCCAGGAGCCGTCGGTGCTCCGGCGCGTCGTGGAGGCCTACCGCTCGGCCGGGGGAACGGGGCCCTGCATCCTGCAGACGCACGTGAGCTGGGGTGCCAGCGATGCGGAGGCGTTCGCGATCGCGAAGGAGCAGTGGCGGCAGGGCATCGTGACGCCTCCGCTCGCGTGGAACATCGAACAGCCGGAGGATTTCGATGCCGCCGTCGGCGAGGTCGATGAGACGGCACTCCGGGCCGTCGTCGTCGTCGATCATGACGCCCGGTCGCTCGCCGGTCGGGTGGCGGAGCTCGTGGACATCGGGTTCGACCGCGTCTATCTGCATCACGTCGGACGGGAGCAGACCGGGTTCCTGAAAGCGGCGGCGTCCGAGATCCTGCCCGCGATGAGGGAGCTCGTATGA
- a CDS encoding ribonuclease D: MTEYSVISDTEEFRAACAALAAGTGPVAVDVERASGFRYSQRAYLVQVFRRDAGVFLFDPPAIGDFAPLQEAIGDVEWVLHAASQDLPSLRELHLEPKEIFDTELASRLLGHDRVGLAAVVEDTLGITLKKEHSAADWSTRPLPDSWLDYAALDVLHLIDVRDALVAELEEQGKTAFAAQEFAATLARAPKAPREDPWRRLSGLHQVRGARNLAVARALWEAREMYAQQQDISPGRLVPDRSLVAAVLANPASKQALAGVKEFQGRASRTQLDRWWQAIVDGRAAETLPRERVPSDALPPPRAWGDRNPEADARLKAARPAVEAVAEELGMPTENLLTPEYLRRVAWDGPGTTAEEIGAALAALGARPWQVEQTAQKIADAFVEAAQSPDTTSATAS; this comes from the coding sequence GTGACTGAATACTCCGTGATCTCCGATACCGAGGAGTTCCGTGCAGCCTGTGCTGCGCTCGCCGCAGGCACCGGCCCCGTGGCCGTGGACGTGGAGCGGGCGTCCGGGTTCCGCTACTCGCAGCGCGCGTACCTGGTGCAGGTCTTCCGGCGCGACGCCGGGGTGTTCCTCTTCGACCCGCCGGCGATCGGCGACTTCGCTCCGTTGCAGGAGGCCATCGGCGACGTCGAGTGGGTCCTCCACGCCGCGAGCCAGGATCTGCCGTCGCTGCGCGAGCTGCACCTGGAGCCGAAGGAGATCTTCGACACCGAGCTCGCCTCCCGTCTCCTCGGTCACGACCGGGTGGGACTGGCCGCCGTCGTGGAGGACACCCTCGGCATCACCCTGAAGAAGGAGCACTCCGCCGCGGACTGGTCGACGCGCCCGCTCCCGGACTCCTGGCTCGACTACGCAGCCCTCGATGTCCTGCACCTCATCGACGTCCGGGACGCGCTGGTCGCCGAGCTCGAGGAGCAGGGCAAGACCGCGTTCGCCGCCCAGGAGTTCGCTGCCACCCTGGCCCGTGCGCCGAAGGCTCCCCGGGAGGACCCCTGGCGCCGCCTGAGCGGACTCCACCAGGTCCGTGGGGCCCGCAACCTCGCCGTCGCCCGCGCGCTCTGGGAGGCCCGCGAGATGTACGCGCAGCAGCAGGACATCTCCCCCGGGCGCCTCGTGCCCGACCGTTCCCTCGTGGCCGCTGTCCTCGCCAATCCCGCCTCCAAGCAGGCCCTCGCCGGGGTCAAGGAGTTCCAGGGCCGCGCGAGCCGTACCCAGCTCGACCGCTGGTGGCAGGCGATCGTCGACGGCCGTGCCGCGGAGACGCTGCCGCGCGAACGCGTGCCGAGCGACGCGCTCCCCCCGCCCCGCGCCTGGGGCGACCGCAACCCGGAGGCCGACGCCCGCCTGAAGGCCGCCCGTCCTGCCGTCGAGGCGGTCGCGGAGGAGCTGGGCATGCCCACCGAGAACCTCCTCACCCCCGAGTACCTGCGCCGGGTCGCGTGGGACGGCCCCGGTACCACGGCGGAAGAGATCGGCGCCGCCCTGGCCGCGCTCGGGGCGCGCCCCTGGCAGGTTGAACAGACTGCACAGAAGATCGCCGACGCCTTTGTAGAGGCGGCGCAATCGCCCGACACCACGTCCGCGACCGCTTCGTAG